A genomic stretch from Rhodobacterales bacterium HKCCA1288 includes:
- the polA gene encoding DNA polymerase I, whose translation MSGFSKGCHLHLVDGSAFIFRAYHALPPLTRKSDGLPIGAVSGFCNMLLKMIVENGGSDGPTHAAVVFDKGSHTFRNDLYDLYKANRDAMPEDLRPQMPLTREATRAFNLACLELEGYEADDIIATLARQAREAGGRCTIISSDKDLMQLVGGGVEMFDAMKNARIDAEGVFAKFGVGPERVIDVQSLAGDSVDNIPGAPGIGIKTAALLINEYGDLDTLLARAEEIKQPKRREALIEFADQIRLSRQLVSLDDQVPLEITLDDLEVKDPEPETLMQFLAAMEFRSLTKRVADHLGVEAPEIQTSAAAPAPSGGAAPATPEFPAFDHGQYETITTLEALTPWLEAARAQGFIAIDTETTALDEMRAELVGVSLATKAGHACYIPLQHRAGGDDLFGSAALVEGQMPLATALDALRSVFEDEAIIKIGQNMKYDAKILARYGIKVAPIDDTMLMSYALHGGLHGHGMDALSARYLDHEPIPIKTLLGAGKAAITFDLVKIEDAAPYAAEDADITLRLWQVFKPQLHQVQVTRVYETLERPLVPVLARMEMAGVCVDRDVLSRMSNAFAQKMAALEAEAHELAGEAFNLASPKQLGEILFDKMGLEGGKKGKTGAYSTGADILEDLAAAGHELPARLLDWRQIAKLKSTYTDALQDHINPETGRVHTSYVIAGANTGRLASTDPNLQNIPIRSEEGRRIREAFVAPEGRVLVSLDYSQIELRILAEIAGIDALKQAFREGQDIHAATASEMFGIPLDQMTSGIRRQAKAINFGVIYGISGFGLARNLRIPRAEAQGFIDRYFERFPGIRDYMTATKEFAKSHRYVQTLFGRKIHTPDIEAKGPAAGFAQRAAINAPIQGTAADIIRRAMIRMDQAIADLPATMLLQVHDELVFEVDEGAVDVLIARARDVMESAASPVLHLSVPLVVDAGQGKNWAEAH comes from the coding sequence ATGAGCGGATTTAGCAAAGGGTGCCACCTTCATCTCGTCGATGGCTCGGCCTTTATTTTTCGGGCCTATCACGCGCTGCCGCCGCTGACGCGCAAATCCGATGGCCTGCCCATCGGGGCGGTGTCGGGCTTTTGCAATATGCTTTTGAAAATGATTGTTGAGAATGGCGGCTCTGACGGGCCGACCCATGCGGCGGTGGTGTTTGACAAAGGCAGCCACACGTTCCGCAATGATCTATACGATCTCTACAAAGCCAATCGTGATGCTATGCCCGAGGATTTGCGCCCGCAAATGCCGCTGACCCGCGAGGCCACGCGGGCGTTCAACCTCGCCTGTCTGGAGTTGGAGGGATACGAGGCGGATGACATCATCGCCACCCTTGCGCGGCAAGCGCGCGAGGCAGGGGGGCGCTGCACGATTATCTCATCGGATAAAGACCTGATGCAGCTTGTCGGCGGTGGGGTCGAGATGTTCGATGCGATGAAAAATGCGCGCATTGATGCCGAAGGTGTTTTTGCAAAATTTGGGGTCGGGCCTGAGCGGGTGATTGATGTGCAATCCTTGGCGGGGGATAGTGTTGACAATATTCCCGGCGCGCCTGGCATCGGAATTAAAACAGCCGCGCTTTTGATTAATGAATATGGCGATTTGGACACGCTTCTGGCGCGGGCCGAGGAAATCAAACAGCCCAAGCGGCGCGAAGCGCTGATTGAATTTGCCGATCAAATTCGATTGTCGCGGCAATTGGTCAGTCTCGATGATCAAGTGCCGCTTGAGATCACTCTTGACGATTTAGAGGTTAAAGACCCCGAACCAGAGACGCTGATGCAATTTCTGGCCGCGATGGAGTTTCGCAGCCTGACCAAGCGTGTCGCGGATCATTTGGGGGTTGAGGCCCCTGAAATTCAGACGAGCGCCGCGGCCCCTGCGCCTTCGGGCGGGGCGGCCCCTGCCACACCAGAATTCCCTGCCTTTGATCATGGCCAGTATGAGACAATCACAACGCTTGAGGCCCTCACCCCATGGCTTGAGGCGGCGCGCGCGCAAGGGTTCATTGCGATTGATACCGAGACAACCGCCCTAGATGAAATGCGCGCCGAATTGGTTGGCGTGTCCTTGGCCACAAAGGCAGGGCACGCCTGTTATATCCCGCTGCAACACCGCGCGGGCGGGGATGATCTCTTTGGCAGCGCCGCATTGGTCGAGGGGCAAATGCCGCTTGCCACAGCCCTAGATGCATTGCGTTCCGTGTTCGAGGATGAGGCCATCATCAAAATCGGGCAAAATATGAAGTATGACGCGAAAATCTTGGCCCGATACGGGATCAAGGTCGCGCCAATTGATGACACGATGTTGATGTCTTATGCGCTGCATGGCGGGTTGCACGGGCATGGGATGGATGCGCTCTCTGCGCGCTATCTCGATCATGAACCGATCCCGATTAAAACCCTGCTTGGGGCGGGCAAGGCCGCAATCACCTTTGACTTGGTCAAGATTGAGGATGCAGCCCCTTATGCGGCGGAGGATGCCGATATCACCTTGCGCCTGTGGCAGGTGTTCAAGCCTCAGTTGCATCAGGTGCAGGTGACACGGGTTTATGAAACGCTAGAACGCCCACTTGTGCCCGTTTTGGCGCGTATGGAAATGGCAGGGGTCTGCGTTGACCGCGATGTGCTGAGCCGAATGTCAAACGCCTTTGCGCAGAAAATGGCGGCGCTCGAGGCCGAAGCGCATGAATTGGCGGGCGAGGCGTTTAATCTGGCGAGCCCCAAACAGCTTGGTGAAATCTTGTTCGACAAGATGGGCCTTGAAGGGGGCAAAAAGGGTAAGACGGGGGCTTATTCCACGGGGGCGGATATCCTCGAGGATCTCGCCGCCGCAGGTCACGAATTGCCTGCGCGCCTGTTGGATTGGCGCCAGATTGCCAAGCTGAAATCGACCTATACCGATGCGTTGCAAGATCATATCAACCCCGAGACGGGCCGCGTGCATACCTCCTACGTCATTGCGGGCGCGAATACGGGCCGTCTGGCCTCAACCGATCCGAACCTGCAAAATATTCCCATCCGCAGCGAAGAAGGTCGCCGCATCCGCGAGGCCTTTGTGGCCCCTGAGGGGCGCGTTTTGGTCAGTTTGGATTATAGCCAAATCGAATTGCGCATTTTGGCCGAGATTGCAGGGATTGATGCATTGAAACAGGCCTTCCGCGAAGGGCAAGACATTCACGCTGCAACCGCATCTGAAATGTTCGGCATCCCACTGGATCAAATGACCTCTGGCATTCGCCGTCAGGCCAAGGCAATCAATTTTGGGGTCATTTATGGCATTTCTGGCTTTGGTCTTGCGCGCAATTTGCGGATACCACGCGCCGAGGCGCAAGGGTTTATCGACCGCTATTTTGAGCGTTTCCCGGGCATCCGTGATTATATGACCGCGACCAAGGAATTCGCCAAATCGCACCGCTATGTGCAAACCTTGTTTGGCCGCAAAATTCATACACCCGATATCGAGGCGAAAGGCCCCGCCGCAGGCTTTGCGCAGCGCGCGGCCATCAACGCGCCGATCCAAGGCACCGCGGCCGATATTATCCGCCGCGCGATGATCCGCATGGATCAGGCAATCGCAGATTTACCTGCAACCATGTTGTTGCAGGTGCATGATGAATTGGTCTTTGAGGTGGATGAGGGCGCGGTGGACGTCCTGATTGCCCGCGCCCGCGATGTTATGGAAAGCGCGGCAAGCCCCGTTTTGCATCTATCTGTGCCGTTGGTCGTGGATGCAGGGCAGGGTAAAAATTGGGCCGAGGCGCATTGA
- a CDS encoding zinc-finger domain-containing protein, which yields MTMDAPETEIVSQWRVACDGGQGALGHPRVWLSIPHETGRVECGYCDKMFIHESAAKKAKS from the coding sequence ATGACCATGGACGCCCCAGAAACCGAGATTGTCAGCCAATGGCGTGTGGCCTGCGATGGCGGGCAGGGGGCCTTGGGTCATCCACGGGTTTGGCTGTCCATTCCGCATGAAACGGGCCGTGTCGAATGTGGCTATTGTGACAAAATGTTCATTCACGAAAGCGCCGCCAAAAAGGCCAAGTCCTAA
- a CDS encoding pyruvate dehydrogenase complex dihydrolipoamide acetyltransferase — protein MATEILMPALSPTMEEGTLAKWLVKEGDTVQAGDLLAEIETDKATMEFEAVDEGVIGKILVAEGTEGVKVNTAIAIIGEAGEDMSAAPAAAAPAPAASAPPATPATPTPAPAAPKAEGARVFASPLARRIAAEKGIDLTQVKGTGPHGRIVKADVESGKAVASAPTATAAPAQSAPALPASPGADQIKKIYEGRDYEEVALDGMRKTVAARLTEAKQTIPHFYLRRDIRIDNLLAFRGQLNAQLAARDVKLSVNDFIIKACALALQEVPDANAVWAGDRILKLKPSDVAVAVAIEGGLFTPVLKDADQKSLSRLSAEMKDLAARARSKKLAPHEYQGGSFAISNLGMFGVDNFDAVINPPHGAILAVGAGVKKPVVSEDGAVQVATVMSVTLSVDHRAIDGALGAELLASIVRNLENPMAMLA, from the coding sequence ATGGCAACCGAAATTCTAATGCCCGCCCTGTCGCCCACAATGGAAGAGGGCACATTGGCGAAATGGTTGGTCAAAGAGGGCGACACTGTGCAAGCAGGCGACCTCTTGGCCGAGATTGAAACCGACAAAGCCACGATGGAATTCGAGGCCGTGGATGAAGGCGTGATTGGCAAGATCCTTGTGGCTGAGGGCACCGAAGGGGTGAAGGTCAACACCGCCATCGCCATCATCGGTGAAGCGGGCGAGGATATGAGCGCGGCACCCGCCGCTGCGGCCCCTGCCCCTGCGGCATCTGCACCCCCTGCCACACCTGCAACCCCCACCCCTGCACCTGCGGCCCCTAAGGCAGAAGGCGCACGGGTTTTTGCCTCACCGCTTGCGCGGCGGATTGCGGCGGAAAAGGGCATCGACCTGACCCAAGTGAAGGGCACAGGCCCACATGGGCGGATCGTGAAGGCCGATGTCGAAAGCGGCAAGGCGGTTGCATCTGCCCCCACGGCGACAGCGGCACCTGCGCAAAGCGCGCCCGCTCTGCCTGCCTCGCCTGGTGCAGATCAGATCAAGAAAATCTACGAAGGCCGCGATTATGAAGAAGTGGCCTTGGATGGGATGCGCAAAACTGTTGCCGCGCGCCTCACCGAAGCCAAGCAAACCATCCCGCATTTCTATCTGCGCCGCGATATTCGGATCGACAACTTACTTGCCTTCCGCGGCCAGCTAAACGCGCAATTGGCTGCGCGCGATGTCAAGCTTTCGGTCAATGATTTCATCATCAAGGCCTGTGCCCTTGCTCTGCAGGAAGTGCCAGATGCCAATGCGGTTTGGGCGGGGGATCGTATCCTCAAGCTGAAACCGTCTGATGTTGCGGTGGCTGTGGCAATTGAAGGTGGGCTGTTCACGCCTGTCCTCAAAGATGCGGATCAAAAATCCCTGTCGCGCTTGTCGGCTGAGATGAAGGATCTGGCCGCACGCGCGCGGTCCAAGAAACTCGCCCCGCATGAATATCAGGGCGGCAGTTTCGCAATTTCCAATTTGGGTATGTTCGGGGTCGATAATTTCGATGCTGTTATCAACCCGCCCCATGGCGCGATTTTGGCGGTTGGTGCAGGGGTGAAAAAGCCTGTCGTCAGCGAGGATGGCGCGGTGCAAGTGGCGACTGTGATGTCGGTCACGCTTTCCGTGGATCACCGCGCGATTGATGGCGCACTTGGGGCAGAATTACTGGCCTCGATTGTGCGCAATCTGGAAAACCCAATGGCGATGCTGGCCTAA
- a CDS encoding pyruvate dehydrogenase complex E1 component subunit beta: MATEILMPALSPTMEEGTLAKWLVKEGDTVQAGDILAEIETDKATMEFEAVDEGVIGKILVAEGTEGVKVNTAIAIIGEADEDMSATPTAASPAPAAPVAEAAPAAPAAAAPAAPVADQSPDWPEGTPMKTQTVREALRDAMAEEMRGNDNVFLMGEEVGEYQGAYKISQGLLDEFGAKRVIDTPITEHGFAGIAVGAAFGGLNPIVEFMTFNFAMQAIDQIINSAAKTLYMSGGQMGCPIVFRGPNGAAARVGAQHSQDYAAWYAHIPGLKVVQPYTAADAKGLLKQAIRDPNPVIFLENEILYGKTFEVPDLPDFTIPFGKAKIARAGDDVTLVSFGIGMTYAMEAAERLAAEGISAEVIDLRTLRPLDYGTVLASVQKTNRCVTIEEGFPVASIGNHISAYLMQNAFDYLDAPVINCTGKDVPMPYAANLEKLALVTTDEVVAAVKSVTYR, encoded by the coding sequence ATGGCAACCGAAATTTTGATGCCCGCCCTTTCGCCAACGATGGAAGAAGGCACTTTGGCCAAATGGCTGGTTAAGGAAGGCGACACCGTGCAAGCGGGTGATATTCTCGCAGAGATTGAAACCGACAAGGCCACAATGGAATTCGAGGCGGTCGATGAAGGCGTGATCGGCAAGATCCTTGTGGCTGAAGGCACCGAAGGGGTGAAGGTCAACACCGCCATCGCCATCATCGGCGAAGCGGACGAAGATATGAGCGCGACCCCTACGGCAGCCTCCCCCGCCCCTGCGGCCCCCGTTGCAGAAGCGGCACCTGCCGCGCCTGCGGCCGCGGCCCCTGCGGCACCCGTAGCAGATCAAAGCCCCGATTGGCCCGAAGGCACGCCGATGAAAACGCAAACCGTGCGCGAAGCGTTGCGCGATGCCATGGCCGAAGAAATGCGCGGCAATGACAACGTGTTCTTGATGGGCGAAGAGGTCGGTGAATATCAAGGTGCCTATAAGATCAGCCAAGGTTTGTTGGATGAGTTCGGCGCAAAACGCGTGATCGACACCCCCATCACTGAGCATGGCTTTGCAGGGATCGCGGTTGGTGCGGCCTTTGGCGGGCTGAACCCCATCGTGGAGTTCATGACCTTTAACTTTGCCATGCAGGCGATTGACCAGATCATCAACTCGGCGGCAAAGACGCTTTATATGTCGGGCGGTCAGATGGGCTGTCCGATCGTGTTCCGTGGCCCGAACGGCGCCGCCGCCCGCGTGGGCGCACAGCACAGCCAAGATTACGCCGCATGGTATGCGCATATTCCAGGCCTCAAGGTGGTGCAGCCTTATACCGCCGCAGATGCCAAGGGCCTTTTGAAACAGGCTATCCGAGATCCGAACCCCGTGATTTTCCTTGAGAATGAAATTCTCTACGGCAAAACCTTTGAGGTGCCAGATCTGCCCGATTTCACCATTCCGTTTGGCAAGGCAAAAATTGCCCGTGCAGGGGATGATGTGACCCTCGTGTCCTTCGGGATCGGCATGACATACGCCATGGAGGCCGCCGAACGACTGGCCGCCGAGGGCATTTCTGCTGAGGTGATCGACCTGCGCACATTGCGCCCCTTGGATTACGGCACGGTTTTGGCCTCTGTTCAAAAAACCAACCGCTGCGTGACGATTGAAGAAGGCTTCCCTGTGGCCTCCATCGGCAATCACATCTCGGCATATCTGATGCAGAACGCCTTTGATTATCTCGATGCGCCCGTGATCAATTGCACGGGCAAAGATGTGCCAATGCCCTATGCGGCGAACCTTGAGAAACTGGCCCTTGTCACCACCGATGAAGTGGTCGCAGCGGTCAAATCTGTAACCTATCGCTAA
- the pdhA gene encoding pyruvate dehydrogenase (acetyl-transferring) E1 component subunit alpha, whose translation MAAKRPTPASSGKTKAKSNVSPDELKKFYREMLLIRRFEEKAGQLYGMGLIGGFCHLYIGQEAVVVGLEAAASEGDKRITSYRDHGHMLACGMDAKGVMAELTGRIGGYSKGKGGSMHMFSKEKHFYGGHGIVGAQVPLGAGLAFSDKYRGSDRVTFTYFGDGAANQGQVYETYNMAELWSLPVVFVIENNQYAMGTSVQRSTKSPSLWERGAAYGIAGEEVDGMDVLAVKDAGQRAVAYCRAGKGPYILEVKTYRYRGHSMSDPAKYRTREEVQEMREKRDAIEHVRQLLLTGGHASEDDLKAIDKEIKDIVNEAAEFSKESPEPPLDELWTDIYADA comes from the coding sequence ATGGCCGCGAAACGACCGACCCCCGCATCGAGCGGAAAAACCAAAGCGAAATCAAATGTTTCGCCTGATGAATTGAAAAAATTCTATCGCGAAATGTTGCTGATCCGCAGATTCGAAGAAAAAGCAGGTCAGCTTTACGGCATGGGTTTGATCGGTGGTTTTTGCCATCTCTATATTGGGCAAGAGGCGGTTGTTGTCGGCCTTGAGGCTGCGGCCAGCGAAGGTGACAAACGGATCACCTCCTATCGCGACCACGGGCACATGTTGGCCTGCGGGATGGACGCCAAGGGTGTTATGGCCGAATTGACGGGCCGCATCGGGGGCTATTCCAAGGGCAAAGGCGGCTCGATGCATATGTTCTCGAAAGAGAAACATTTCTACGGCGGCCACGGCATCGTGGGCGCGCAGGTGCCGTTGGGTGCAGGTTTGGCCTTCTCGGACAAATATCGCGGCAGTGATCGCGTCACCTTCACCTATTTCGGCGATGGTGCAGCCAACCAAGGTCAGGTCTACGAGACCTATAACATGGCCGAGCTGTGGTCGCTGCCCGTTGTTTTCGTGATCGAGAACAACCAATACGCGATGGGCACCTCGGTGCAGCGTTCAACAAAATCCCCAAGCCTATGGGAGCGCGGCGCGGCCTATGGGATCGCGGGCGAAGAGGTTGACGGGATGGATGTTCTGGCGGTCAAAGATGCGGGGCAACGCGCCGTTGCCTACTGCCGCGCGGGCAAAGGCCCTTACATTCTTGAGGTCAAAACCTATCGCTATCGCGGACATTCGATGTCTGACCCCGCAAAATATCGCACCCGCGAAGAAGTGCAGGAAATGCGCGAAAAGCGCGATGCGATTGAACATGTCCGCCAATTGTTGCTGACGGGCGGTCACGCCTCTGAGGACGACCTCAAGGCGATTGATAAAGAAATCAAAGACATCGTGAATGAGGCCGCCGAATTCTCCAAAGAAAGCCCTGAGCCTCCTTTGGATGAATTGTGGACAGATATTTACGCGGACGCGTGA
- a CDS encoding pseudouridine synthase yields MGRGALRRRTNRPRPRKTLEGPRRLVAFNKPMDVLSQFSPDGHWRGLSDFLDLPGLYPAGRLDRDSEGLLLLTNDGRLQAQITIPAAKLPKTYYAMVEGAPNPDAVAALRAGVTLKDGPTRPAEVAQVAEPDWLWPRVPPVRYRQTVPDHWLRLTITEGRNRQVRRMCAHVGLPVLRLIRWQIGDWVLGDLPPAAWREIELPK; encoded by the coding sequence TTGGGCCGAGGCGCATTGAGGCGGCGCACAAATCGGCCGCGCCCCCGCAAGACGCTTGAGGGGCCACGGCGGCTTGTGGCTTTTAACAAGCCCATGGATGTCCTCAGCCAATTTTCGCCCGATGGTCATTGGCGGGGGCTTTCTGATTTTTTAGATCTGCCTGGCCTTTATCCTGCGGGTCGGTTGGATCGCGACAGCGAAGGGCTGCTGTTGCTGACCAATGATGGCCGACTGCAAGCGCAGATCACAATTCCTGCCGCCAAATTGCCAAAGACCTATTATGCGATGGTAGAGGGCGCGCCAAACCCCGATGCCGTTGCCGCATTGCGCGCAGGGGTTACACTAAAAGATGGGCCAACACGCCCTGCCGAAGTTGCGCAGGTGGCCGAGCCTGACTGGCTCTGGCCGCGTGTGCCGCCTGTGCGTTATCGTCAAACTGTGCCAGATCATTGGCTGCGCCTTACCATTACCGAGGGACGCAACCGCCAAGTGCGGCGGATGTGCGCCCATGTGGGTTTGCCTGTTTTACGACTTATTCGGTGGCAAATCGGGGATTGGGTTTTGGGTGACCTGCCCCCTGCCGCATGGCGCGAGATTGAATTGCCCAAATAA
- a CDS encoding ABC transporter ATP-binding protein, with the protein MPRENAIELRNLRKTYAASARSPAKEALKGVDLDIPRGSIFGLLGPNGAGKSTMINILAGLVTKTSGQVTIWGFDQDKNPRQSRASIGVMPQELNIDPFFTPRAALDVQAGLYGMPKSQRDVEGVLRLIGLEDKAEAYARTLSGGMRRRLLLGKALIHNPHVLVLDEPTAGVDIELRQMLWANVRRLNEERGMTIILTTHYLEEAEEMCDEIAIINHGAVIARDRTENLLAQMDQKSLVILPEGPSDAVTAPQGVTLERRSDGALVFSYSRAKTSPAAILDSLRVAGVGIRDVKTQEPDLQDVFVSLTQSA; encoded by the coding sequence ATGCCACGCGAAAACGCCATCGAGTTGCGCAATTTGCGCAAGACCTACGCGGCCAGTGCGCGCAGCCCTGCCAAAGAGGCACTGAAGGGCGTTGATCTCGACATTCCGCGCGGGTCTATTTTTGGGCTCTTGGGGCCAAATGGCGCGGGCAAATCCACAATGATCAATATTTTGGCGGGGCTTGTGACCAAGACCTCAGGCCAAGTGACAATTTGGGGGTTTGATCAGGACAAAAACCCGCGCCAATCGCGCGCCTCTATCGGGGTGATGCCCCAAGAATTGAACATCGACCCGTTTTTCACCCCCCGCGCGGCATTGGATGTGCAGGCAGGGTTATATGGGATGCCAAAATCGCAACGCGATGTTGAGGGGGTTTTGCGCCTCATCGGGCTTGAGGATAAGGCCGAAGCCTATGCCCGCACCCTATCAGGTGGGATGCGGCGCAGATTGCTGCTTGGCAAGGCATTGATTCATAACCCCCATGTGCTGGTTTTGGATGAACCAACCGCAGGGGTCGATATTGAATTGCGTCAAATGTTATGGGCCAATGTGCGCCGCCTGAATGAAGAGCGCGGCATGACCATCATTCTCACCACCCATTACCTCGAAGAGGCCGAGGAGATGTGCGATGAAATCGCCATCATCAACCATGGCGCGGTGATCGCACGCGACCGCACCGAAAACTTACTGGCGCAGATGGATCAAAAAAGCCTCGTGATCTTGCCAGAAGGGCCAAGCGATGCTGTCACCGCCCCGCAAGGCGTAACACTTGAGCGGCGCAGCGATGGCGCATTGGTCTTTAGCTATAGCCGCGCCAAAACTAGCCCTGCCGCGATTTTAGACAGTCTGCGGGTTGCGGGCGTGGGCATTCGTGACGTGAAAACCCAAGAACCCGATTTGCAGGATGTCTTTGTCTCGCTCACGCAATCAGCCTGA
- a CDS encoding glycosyl transferase, whose product MVRIAFILLCHKNPKQIIEQIEGLTATGDYVAVHFDANAEAADYTALTTRFVGNPSVAFAQKRVKCGWGEWSLVRATLNAVQAAVSAFPKATHFYMVSGDCMAIKSAAYARNFLAAQNKDFIESFDFFKSGWIQTGIKEERLYYRHFFNERESKPLFYAALRLQRALRLKRRIPRDLDVMIGSQWWCLRRDTIEKIIGFCAARPDVMRFFKYTWIPDETFFQTLVNHLVPDREIERRTLTFLMFSDYGMPATFYNDHLQMLLAQDYIFARKISAEASFLREALSKLWASGETNFVISHGGRRLYKFLRERGRIGQRFAPRFWERDGSIGQGREVLILCKKWHVAKRLLHSAKDTLGIPAVEYLYDEEDCGLPHLGGIERTLKKRNRHRRALLRMLFDYYQSDRLIICLDPNNIEWIRDVMNDRAKSAILEIKCDFDDDYLRGHAYRVGLASADAPQEVMDRMLPVLRYEFQHQEIQLLEAGFDPHYIIRQSRNSDENLQALAQFFTISQERAQGLLNTPHLFDD is encoded by the coding sequence ATGGTGCGCATCGCTTTCATTCTACTATGTCACAAGAACCCCAAGCAGATCATCGAGCAAATCGAGGGTCTGACGGCGACTGGGGACTATGTGGCGGTGCATTTTGACGCCAATGCAGAGGCCGCGGATTACACGGCGCTGACCACGCGTTTCGTAGGCAATCCTTCTGTGGCCTTTGCGCAAAAGCGTGTCAAATGCGGTTGGGGGGAATGGAGCCTTGTGCGCGCCACGCTAAATGCGGTGCAGGCGGCGGTGTCTGCCTTTCCCAAAGCCACGCATTTTTATATGGTGTCGGGCGATTGCATGGCCATCAAATCTGCTGCCTATGCGCGCAATTTCCTTGCCGCACAGAACAAGGATTTCATCGAAAGCTTTGATTTCTTCAAATCAGGTTGGATTCAAACAGGCATCAAGGAGGAGCGGCTTTATTATCGCCATTTCTTCAATGAGCGCGAAAGCAAGCCTCTGTTTTATGCGGCGTTACGCCTGCAACGGGCATTGCGTCTAAAGCGCAGAATTCCGCGTGATTTGGATGTGATGATCGGGTCGCAATGGTGGTGTTTGCGCCGTGATACAATCGAAAAAATCATTGGGTTTTGCGCAGCCCGCCCCGATGTGATGCGGTTCTTCAAATATACATGGATCCCTGACGAGACGTTCTTTCAAACCTTGGTCAATCATCTTGTCCCAGATCGCGAGATTGAGCGGCGCACTTTGACCTTTTTGATGTTCTCAGATTACGGGATGCCCGCCACGTTTTATAACGACCATTTGCAGATGCTATTGGCGCAGGATTATATTTTTGCCCGAAAAATCAGTGCCGAAGCATCGTTTCTGCGAGAGGCTTTGTCGAAACTTTGGGCCTCGGGCGAGACGAATTTTGTGATCTCGCATGGGGGGCGGCGGCTTTATAAATTCTTGCGTGAACGCGGGCGGATCGGCCAACGCTTTGCGCCGCGGTTCTGGGAACGGGATGGCTCCATCGGGCAGGGGCGCGAGGTTCTGATATTGTGCAAAAAATGGCATGTGGCCAAACGACTGCTGCACAGCGCCAAAGACACGCTTGGCATTCCCGCCGTGGAATATCTCTATGACGAGGAAGATTGCGGCTTGCCGCATTTGGGCGGCATTGAGCGCACCTTAAAAAAGCGCAATCGCCACAGGCGCGCCTTGTTGCGGATGTTATTTGATTATTACCAGTCCGACCGCCTGATCATCTGTCTTGATCCCAATAATATCGAATGGATTAGGGATGTGATGAATGACCGTGCGAAGTCCGCCATTTTGGAGATCAAATGCGATTTTGACGATGATTACCTGCGCGGTCATGCCTATCGCGTGGGTCTGGCCAGTGCCGATGCCCCGCAGGAGGTGATGGATCGGATGCTGCCCGTTTTGCGCTATGAATTCCAACACCAAGAAATTCAGCTTTTGGAGGCAGGGTTTGATCCGCATTACATCATCCGCCAATCACGCAACAGCGATGAGAACTTGCAGGCGCTTGCGCAATTCTTCACCATATCGCAGGAACGGGCGCAGGGGCTGTTGAACACGCCGCATTTGTTTGACGACTAA
- a CDS encoding histidine triad nucleotide-binding protein codes for MPHEYDPQNIFAKILRGEIPNNTVAETDHCLAFHDIGPQAPTHILVIPKGAYVTYDDFAQNASDAEILDFVRLTGRLCKELGLSLAEGGQGYRVISNAGDHGGQEVPHYHLHLLGGAALGPLLAKRSG; via the coding sequence ATGCCGCATGAGTACGATCCGCAGAATATCTTTGCCAAAATCCTGCGCGGGGAAATTCCAAACAACACGGTCGCCGAGACTGATCATTGTTTGGCCTTTCACGATATCGGGCCACAGGCGCCGACCCATATTCTGGTGATCCCGAAAGGGGCCTATGTGACCTATGATGATTTTGCACAAAACGCGTCAGACGCGGAAATCTTGGATTTTGTGCGCCTAACGGGGCGGCTGTGCAAAGAGCTTGGCCTGTCCTTGGCTGAAGGCGGGCAGGGCTACCGCGTCATCTCCAACGCGGGCGATCATGGTGGACAAGAAGTGCCGCATTATCACCTGCATCTTTTGGGTGGGGCAGCTTTGGGGCCCTTGTTGGCGAAGCGCTCAGGCTGA